The following nucleotide sequence is from Manis pentadactyla isolate mManPen7 chromosome 13, mManPen7.hap1, whole genome shotgun sequence.
AACCTCCTGACTGGAAATCACAGCATTTCCTTCCTGGGCTGTGCTTTGCAGCTTTATTTCCTGGTGGCCCTGGCGGGGACTGAGGTCTTCCTTCTCGCTGTCATGGCTTATGACCGGTACGTGGCCATCTGCTTCCCCCTCCGCTACATCCTCATCATGACCAAGGCTCGCTGTGCCCAGCTGGCAGCTGGGACCTGGGTAGCAGGGTTTCTCAATTCCCTCCTCCACACAGTGTCTACCTTCCACCTGTCTTTCTGCAAGTCCAATCAGGTTAACCAGTACTACTGTGACATACCCCCAGTGGTGGCCCTCTCCTGCTCATCCACCTACCTGGCAGAAATGCTTGTTTTAGTGGTAGGAGGTGTCTCAGGAATTGGTGCCTTCCTAACCACCTTCATCTCTTATGTATACATCATATCCACCATCCTAAAGATCCAGTCGGTGGAAGGGAAGCGCAAAGCCTTCTCCACATGTGCATCCCACCTCCTGGTGGTCTGTTTGTTCTATGGCACAGCTATCTTCACCTACATTCGGCCCTCTTCAAGTCACCACTCCCCAGACAGGGACAGACTCATCGGCATGCTCTACGGGGTTATCACCCCAATGCTAAACCCCATGATTTACAGCTTGAGGAACACAGAGGTGAAAGGGGCACTCAGCAGggtcttatgtcactgagcatgttTACAGTAAGTGTAAGAGTAAAAAGAAATGACTCAGTACtcattttagaataaatttataggaagaattcatataaaataattttaattgacacagaataaatatttaaaggcaCATTGAAATTTATGCAGATGCAAAGATACACACAAATTTCATTTGTTAgtctacatatgtatgtatgtatatgtctatCTCAATCCAGTGGAAACTTAATGTATATCATCCCATAATAGAAATTTTCATGAGTAGCAGAGAACACTACTACACTAATATAGAAAGATAAAAAGCCTTCTCAGTTAATTAGATTTATGTTCACATCCATACGCATATCCATAGCTATACC
It contains:
- the LOC118920005 gene encoding olfactory receptor 5V1-like, with amino-acid sequence MDGYNLTTVTHFILAGLSDLPEVRCPLFVVFAVIYQVTLVGNGAILLAIGMEKKLRTPMYYFLANLSLLDIFCPSTTVPKMLDNLLTGNHSISFLGCALQLYFLVALAGTEVFLLAVMAYDRYVAICFPLRYILIMTKARCAQLAAGTWVAGFLNSLLHTVSTFHLSFCKSNQVNQYYCDIPPVVALSCSSTYLAEMLVLVVGGVSGIGAFLTTFISYVYIISTILKIQSVEGKRKAFSTCASHLLVVCLFYGTAIFTYIRPSSSHHSPDRDRLIGMLYGVITPMLNPMIYSLRNTEVKGALSRVLCH